GAGCAATTATCTGTTGTCAAAGAACTAAAAGAAGCTGAAAAACACTTTGCCAAAGCATTGGGAATAGTTATAAACAGCTAAAGCTTTTTCATTTAACTTATAACTCTTAATTTTACTTAAAGAATCAAGAAGCAAAGGTGCTTTATAAATATGAAAGAAGATATTAAACTCGACACTATAGAAGAAGCCATAGAGGCGATAAAAAACGGTGAGGTTATCATCGTTGTGGATGATGAAGACAGAGAAAATGAAGGAGATTTCATATGCGCTGCCGAAGCTATCACTCCCGAGATTATCAACTTCATGGCCACTCATGGCAGAGGATTAATTTGCGCCTCTCTTGAGGAAGAAAGATGCGAAGAACTAGGACTTACTCCGATGGTACCTAAAAGCAACGCCACTTACGAAACAGCTTTCACAGTCTCTGTGGATTTGCTTGGACATGGCTGCACTACAGGTATTTCAGCCTCAGACAGAGCCAAGACTATACAAGCATTAGTAAATCCGGACACCAAGCCTGAAGACTTGGGCAGGCCAGGACACATCTTCCCATTAAAAGCTAGGAAAGGCGGTGTCTTAAGAAGAACTGGACATACTGAAGCTACTGTTGACTTTGCAAGATTGGCAGGATTCAAGCCAGCAGGGGTTTTGGTGGAAATTATGAATGAAGACGGCACAATGGCGAGATTGCCAGACCTACGCCTTGTTGCTGACAAATTCAATCTTAAGCTCGTTACAATAAAGGATTTAATTTCATATAGATTAAAGCACGAATCTCTTATCCAAAGAGAAATTTCCATAAAAATGCCAACAGCATATGGAAATTTCGATCTTGTAGCCTATAAGCAAAAAAATTCCGGTGAAGAGCATATGGCTTTGATCAAAGGCGAGTGGACAGAAGATGACCCTGTTTTATTAAGAGTCCACTCTTCTTGTGTCACAGGAGACATATTTGGTTCTTGCAGATGCGATTGCGGAGAACAACTTCATCAAGCACTTAGAATGGTGGAAAAAGAAGGCCGTGGCGTTGTTCTTTACATGAATCAGGAAGGCAGAGGCATTGGCTTGATGAACAAGCTCAAAGCATACAAACTTCAAGAAAACGGTCTTGACACTGTCGAAGCAAACCTTAAGTTAGGCTTCAAAATAGACCAACGAGATTATGGGGTTGGAGCTCAGATTATCAGAGACTTAGGTATCAAAAAAATCAGATTGCTTTCCAATAACCCAAAGAAAAGAGCAGGGCTTATGGGATATGGCTTAGAAATCATTGAAAATGTTCCATTAGAAATTCAAGCGAATGAATTCAATGAAAATTATCTTCAGACCAAAAGAGATAAAATGGATCATGAAATCATGAAGAAAGATAAAGAATAATCTCACTAAGGGGCTAATCAATTAAAAATTATTAAATGTTTTGCCCCTTTTTTACAATCTTAAAAACTTTTTAAAATTCATTCGGTTTTTTCTATTGTTAATATGTATAGCAATATTAAAAATCGGCCATGAGATACATTTACTCATTTCTCGCATTTGTGCTCTTGTTTATTTCCACCCTTGACTTAAGAGCTCAATCCTATCGTATTTCAGGTACGATATATGACCAAGATTTAAATGAGCCAATAATTGGAGCCAACGTAGTCATCAAAGACACTTCAGTTGGCACTATAACTGATCTGGAAGGTAATTTCACCTTTACCACAAATCTGCAAGGAGAACAAACACTTCATATTTCTTATATTGGCTATGAAGAGATTGATCAAAAAATTACAATAAATAAAGATCTCAAATTAGGGAAGATCGTAATGAAACCCACTTCCATTGGATTAAAAGAAGTGGAAATTGTAGCAGACGTAGCTATTGATCGAAAAACCCCTGTCGCTGTCTCTACAATCTCATTAAGAGAATTCGAAGCAAAAATCAGCAATCAAGACCTTCCAGAAATCCTAAAGTCGACTCCATCAGTCTATACTACTCCGGGCAATGGAGGCGGATTCGGAGACACAAGAATAAATGTCAGAGGCTTTGACGATACAAATACTGCTGTGCTTGTAAATGGAGTCCCCGTAAATGATATGGAAAATGGAAATGTCTATTGGTCGAACTGGGCAGGACTAGGTGACGTAACTAGATCAATGCAAGTGCAACGTGGTCTTAGCGCTTCAAAACTTGCGCTAAACTCCGTAGGTGGCACGATCAATATCATTACCAAAACGACGGATATCAAGAAAGGTGGAAATGCCTTTATGACTGTGGGAAATGACGGTTATTTAAAATTTGGTTCCACTTTGTCCACAGGCAAACTTCCCGGTGATTGGGCCATCACCGCATCCGCAACAAGAACAACAGGTAGCGGATATGTCAGCAAAACATTTATCGATGCGTATTCCTATTATTTCTCCGTTTCCAAAACATTTTCTCCAACGCAATCGCTAACTTTTCTAGTAATTGATGGGCCTCAAGTCCATGGCAGAAGGTTTTTCAATCTAGGATATGATATAACCCCAAACTCGCCATACCCTAAAAGAGCAAATTATGAATGGGGATATTATGACGGAAATGTCATCAATACCTCAGGTAATCAATATAGAAAACCACTGTTCATGCTGAATCATTATTGGACAATGAGTGACAAGACTGAACTATCCACTTCTTTATATTCTTCCATAGGATTTGGTGGAGGTTGGAGAACAAGGGCTGCTTCAGGGTTCAATTGGGACAACACCAAAGTCGACGGACCACAATCACCATATGATTTCAACGAGATTTACGCATTAAATAGGCAAAGAGCTATGGAAGGCAAAGGCGCTGCTTATTACCTTTCCATATCCAACAATAACCATAGGTGGTACGGACTTTTAAGCACATTAAACCATTCGATTAATGAAAAACTTAACTTTGTAGGTGGACTAGACCTAAGAACATATAAAGGAATTCATGACACAAGAGTTTACGACCTGCTCGGCGCTGACTATGTAGATGCTAGTAAAACTTGGGATGTTAATAGACCCGATGGATACAAAGCATATTATAACGACCAAATCATCTATTACAACTTTGGATTTGTTAATTGGGTTGGCCTCTTTTCTCAACTTGAATACAGCACTGACAAGCTAACCATCTTTGGATCGCTTGCTCTAAATAATACATGGTATAAAAGAGAGGATTTCTTTAGATACAAGCCTGGAAATCAGAAATCAGAGACCAAATCCATACAAGGGATCAGCGGAAAAGCCGGGGCTAATTATAATATAACAGATCATCATAATGTATTCATCAATGGTGGATATTTCTCCAGAGCACCTTTTTTCAATGCAGTATACTTAAACAACACCAATGAAATTAATTCTACGCTAAACAACGAAAAAGTATACAGTATTGAAGTCGGATACGGTTATCGTTCAGAGATTTTCTCAGCAAATGGTAACTTATACTACACCAATTGGAATGATCGCTTTTTGAGAAGAACCATTAATCTGGACACAATAGCCAACCTAACCGGGATTAAGGCCAGGCACATGGGGATCGAAATAGATTTTACATTCAAGCCAATAGACAAACTCAAGATCACTGGTGTAGCATCTATTGGCGATTGGATATATGAAAATGATGTTGATGCCGTACTAATTGATGAAGACAATAACGAAATTGTCGATTCCACTGGTATGAAACTAGAAGCAAGGTTGGCGATTAAAGGTCTAAAAATACCTAATTCGGCTCAATCTTCACTAGCACTTGGATTCAATTATGAACTAGTAAAAGGGTTAAATATCTATGGCGACTGGAATTACTACGCAAGACTATATGCCGACTTTGATATTGAAGACCGAATTTACAAACAAGATGTTGAACAAATTATAGATCGAAGCCAGTCATGGATATTACCAAAATACAGTTTGTTCAGCGGAGGAGTTTCATATTCATTCAACATTAACTGGGTCAGATTCACTGCAAGAGTAACTTCGAATAATTTATTAAATAGCAAATATGTAGTTCAAGCCACTGATAATGCTAAAAACCCTGAAGCTCAAACCAATCCACACACCAGAGAAGCGGCACTAGGCTACTGGGGCTTTGGTAGGACTTGGACAGCAGGGTTAAAGATAAATTTCTAACAAAAATACAATTATTTATAGAAATGATATGTATTATACTAAATTAGCTTTGGCTTTGAGTTTAGATATCTTATCTTTACGATATCGCTCAAAATCAAAGCTAATATGAATTATAACTATACATTTATAATTGCTATTGTCTGTCTATTTTTTTATTCTGAAGCCTCATTCAGTCAAAGCAATATCAATATTCTCAATACTCCAGCAAACGAGCATACAATTATAATCTCTCCAAAAGGAGACTATGCATATTTTGTCAGAGAAAACTCTAATGAAAATATTGGTGGAGCGATTGATAAAGGCGACATATGGAAAAGTAAAATTCTGTCAAATGGAATGTTTGGCCCTGCAGCAAACGCAGGCTCATTAGTCAATAATGAGAATGAAACGAAGTTGATTGGTTTCGACCCCACTGGAGATATCATGTATTTGATTTTTAAACCAAAGCTACAGTCCAACCCTACGCTTGGGTTTTCAAGACTTCAAAACGGGAGGTGGTCTCAACCTAAAATTATAAACATCAAATTCCTGAGCAATACAGCAAAAATCAATAGCGGATGCATTAGTTCAAATGGCAACAAAATAGTTCTTTCAATTAGAAATCAAGGCTACGAAGATCTTTATCTTATATCAAAAATTTCTCAAACCGAATGGTCTTATCCAATGCACTTGGGTGAGACAATAAACACTTCTTCTCAAGAAATTTCTCCTTTTTTAGCTGAAAATGACACTAAACTATTCTTTATTTCAAATGGACTGAAAGGAGAAGGCAGCAAAGACGTATTTTACTCAAAAAGACTAAATGACAATTGGAAAGAATGGTCTAAGCCAAAAAATGCCGGCACTCAAATCAACAGCCCTGGAATGGAAATCAGCTATTCACAAAATCTAGCGAATGACATCGCTTATACATCAACAATAATGAATAGTAAAACCTATGGAGAATTCAAGGCAACTAGCATCACTCCTCCTGTCCTTGCTAAAAAAGAACCCGTAAAAGAAGAAAGTAATCAAATTTTGGCCTCATTAGAAGAAAGCCCTACCAAAGAACCCGCTCCAAAAAAATTAAATACCGAGAAGTTCACCGTAGAAATCGTAGATGAACAAACTCAAAAAAAGGTCAAGCCCAAATTTGAAATTATTGATAAAGATGGAAATGTACATTCTTTTGTGATGGATCCTGACAAAGATTTCGTCGAAATCGAAAGAGATTTAGACATATCAAAAATTCTAGTCAAAGGAGATGGTTACAAAGCTAAAGAAATCAGCTATGACGATCTTAGAAAGGGTTTGAAATTAACTTTAGAGCCTTTCAAAGTCGGCGAAACTTTCACCCTAACAAATGTATTTTTCCAGCAAGGCACAGCCAGTTTTCTAGGCA
The Aureibacter tunicatorum DNA segment above includes these coding regions:
- a CDS encoding bifunctional 3,4-dihydroxy-2-butanone-4-phosphate synthase/GTP cyclohydrolase II, which gives rise to MKEDIKLDTIEEAIEAIKNGEVIIVVDDEDRENEGDFICAAEAITPEIINFMATHGRGLICASLEEERCEELGLTPMVPKSNATYETAFTVSVDLLGHGCTTGISASDRAKTIQALVNPDTKPEDLGRPGHIFPLKARKGGVLRRTGHTEATVDFARLAGFKPAGVLVEIMNEDGTMARLPDLRLVADKFNLKLVTIKDLISYRLKHESLIQREISIKMPTAYGNFDLVAYKQKNSGEEHMALIKGEWTEDDPVLLRVHSSCVTGDIFGSCRCDCGEQLHQALRMVEKEGRGVVLYMNQEGRGIGLMNKLKAYKLQENGLDTVEANLKLGFKIDQRDYGVGAQIIRDLGIKKIRLLSNNPKKRAGLMGYGLEIIENVPLEIQANEFNENYLQTKRDKMDHEIMKKDKE
- a CDS encoding OmpA family protein, producing the protein MNYNYTFIIAIVCLFFYSEASFSQSNINILNTPANEHTIIISPKGDYAYFVRENSNENIGGAIDKGDIWKSKILSNGMFGPAANAGSLVNNENETKLIGFDPTGDIMYLIFKPKLQSNPTLGFSRLQNGRWSQPKIINIKFLSNTAKINSGCISSNGNKIVLSIRNQGYEDLYLISKISQTEWSYPMHLGETINTSSQEISPFLAENDTKLFFISNGLKGEGSKDVFYSKRLNDNWKEWSKPKNAGTQINSPGMEISYSQNLANDIAYTSTIMNSKTYGEFKATSITPPVLAKKEPVKEESNQILASLEESPTKEPAPKKLNTEKFTVEIVDEQTQKKVKPKFEIIDKDGNVHSFVMDPDKDFVEIERDLDISKILVKGDGYKAKEISYDDLRKGLKLTLEPFKVGETFTLTNVFFQQGTASFLGNSSTVELDKLVNILNDNDDMVIEISGHTDNRGSLKAKMRLSQERADKVKEYLLSNGIDKDRVTAKGYGSMKPVTGNGTEEQRKQNRRVEFKILKH
- a CDS encoding TonB-dependent receptor, giving the protein MRYIYSFLAFVLLFISTLDLRAQSYRISGTIYDQDLNEPIIGANVVIKDTSVGTITDLEGNFTFTTNLQGEQTLHISYIGYEEIDQKITINKDLKLGKIVMKPTSIGLKEVEIVADVAIDRKTPVAVSTISLREFEAKISNQDLPEILKSTPSVYTTPGNGGGFGDTRINVRGFDDTNTAVLVNGVPVNDMENGNVYWSNWAGLGDVTRSMQVQRGLSASKLALNSVGGTINIITKTTDIKKGGNAFMTVGNDGYLKFGSTLSTGKLPGDWAITASATRTTGSGYVSKTFIDAYSYYFSVSKTFSPTQSLTFLVIDGPQVHGRRFFNLGYDITPNSPYPKRANYEWGYYDGNVINTSGNQYRKPLFMLNHYWTMSDKTELSTSLYSSIGFGGGWRTRAASGFNWDNTKVDGPQSPYDFNEIYALNRQRAMEGKGAAYYLSISNNNHRWYGLLSTLNHSINEKLNFVGGLDLRTYKGIHDTRVYDLLGADYVDASKTWDVNRPDGYKAYYNDQIIYYNFGFVNWVGLFSQLEYSTDKLTIFGSLALNNTWYKREDFFRYKPGNQKSETKSIQGISGKAGANYNITDHHNVFINGGYFSRAPFFNAVYLNNTNEINSTLNNEKVYSIEVGYGYRSEIFSANGNLYYTNWNDRFLRRTINLDTIANLTGIKARHMGIEIDFTFKPIDKLKITGVASIGDWIYENDVDAVLIDEDNNEIVDSTGMKLEARLAIKGLKIPNSAQSSLALGFNYELVKGLNIYGDWNYYARLYADFDIEDRIYKQDVEQIIDRSQSWILPKYSLFSGGVSYSFNINWVRFTARVTSNNLLNSKYVVQATDNAKNPEAQTNPHTREAALGYWGFGRTWTAGLKINF